The Neorhizobium sp. NCHU2750 genome contains the following window.
ACCCGCCCCGGCATCGGTTCGCCGAGACCAATATCTGCCCTTAAATCATCGGGAAGTGTCGGAACGCTTGCCTTGCCGCCATGTGCTGCCCCGTCCCTCGCCAGCCCTCCGAAAAAACGGGCAAGGTGGAGACGCAGGTACGCGTGAAAGAACCCCTTTCCCGCCTCTCTGGCAGGCCGGATTTCAGGCATGGAGGATCGCTTTGCGGACAGCATGTCTTGCTCCACATTTGGTTGTCGCGGGGATGGCGTGGCCGGATCATTGCCGCCGATTGCCGCCACATTCCAATTCGAATAGAGTGACGAGCGATCAAGAGAACTTATCGACAAGAGCCCGCCGATGAAGCTGTCCCGCCAGTTTCCCCTGAATGCGCTGAGGGTCTTCGAAGCCGTCGCCCGGCTGCGGAATTTCACCCGCGCCGGCGAGGAACTAGGCATGACGCAGACCGCCGTCACCTACCAGATCAAGCTTCTGGAGGATTATCTCGGCGCCGAGGTCTTCATCCGCAGGCCGCGGGCGCTGCAACTGACCGAAACCGGTGAAAGCCTGATTGCGAAGATCACCGATGCCTTCGCGCTTTTGACTGATGCCGTTACCGATGCACGCCGCACGATCGGCGAGACGCTGGAAATCCAGTCGCCTCCGACCTTCGCCTCCCACTGGCTGTCGCGCCATCTCGGCGATTTCCAGAACAGGACCCCGCATCTGAGCGTCCGCCTGAACCGCACCATGGGCCCTGCGGGCGCCGATGCCATGCCGGGCGACGTGGCGATCCGCATCGGGCCGGAGCCCTGGGATGGACTGGTCTGCCACCACCTCTTGACCCTGCACTATACCCCCATGCTGCACCCGAAGCTTGCCGACAGCATTGGCGGCATGACCGAGCCGGCCGATCTTCTGAAACTTCCCTGGATCTCCGACACGAAGGACATATGGACCGGCTGGTTCGACGCCATGGGGCTTGATCCTCAGCGCATCCGCCATGTCAATCTCAACACCTTCGGCGCGCTTGACCTGCAGGCCAATGCCGCGATGTCCGGCCACGGCGTCGCCATGCTGAGCCCGTTCTTCTTCGCCGACGAGCTGGCTTCGGGGCGGCTGATCCAGCCCTTCGAAAACAGCATCGGCGACGGCAAGAGCTATTGGCTCACCTATGCGCCATCCCGCCGCAACCAGCCGAAGATCCGTGCCTTCAAGGCCTGGATCGAGGAAACGCTCGCCCGTGACCTTGCCGAACGCGACCTCATAACCTTCGCAGATCGTGAAATATCCCCTTCGACCTGAGACAACTCACAGCGACCGTGGCGGCCGCTCGATCATGTCCCAGGCACTGGATCGCGGAGAGCGATTGACCGTGCTGGGCGATATCCGCCCGTCGGCCAAGCCGAGATCGGTGCGTTGATGCCGGTCGAGTGCTGCCGCATCCCTACCGTCGGCCAGGTCACGACCAGCGGGGCGTGGGCCGGCATGGCGGTATCGGCCGGCACCTATCAGGCGCAAAAACGCCGTGAACAGACCAAGGGGCATGGCCTCTCCTCCTTCTTTCACCATCGTTGAATTGATGTCTATGATCAAAGGATGCGCCGGTTTATGCTGCATTTCCAACGAAACATCCGTCTGTATGCATAAAGAGAATTGATCCATGAAAATATCGAAGCAATTCCCGCTCAACGCCCTGAAGGTCTTCGAGGCGGCGGCGCGGCAGTTGAGCTTCACCAGGGCGGGCGCGGAACTGGGCCTTACCCAGACCGCCGTCAGCTACCAGATCAAGCTTCTGGAGGAGACGCTGGGCGAGCAGCTTTTCCTGCGCCGGCCGCGGCAGGTGACCCTGACGGATGCGGGCGCAAGGCTTGCCCCGAAGATTTCCGAGGCCTTCGACCTGATGGACGAGGCGCTTGCCGGCACCAGGGATCATTCGGAAGCGACGCTGATTATCCACACCACCGCCACCTTCGCCTCGCGCTGGCTGGCGCATCATCTCGGCACTTTTCAGTTGGAAAATCCGGGCATTGCGGTCAGGCTCGAGACCGCGCAGGAGACCGTCGACTTCAGCCGCACCGAGGCGGACGTGGCGATCCGCAGCGGCAATGGCCGCTGGCCGGGATTGAAGGCACATTTTCTGATGAAGAGCGATTTCACCCCGATGCTGAGCCCGGCTTTGGCCGCTACGATCGGCGGCGTCCACCAACCGGCCGATCTGTTGAAGCTCAGGATCATCGATCCCGGCGATTTCTGGTGGCCGCTCTGGTTTGCCACGGCAGGTCTGCCCGATGTCGATCTGAAGGGGCGCCCGCTCAGCCGTTTCGGCGCCCAGACATTCGAGGCCGCAGCCGCAATCGCCGGCCAGGGCGTGGCGATCCTCAAGCCGGAATTCTATGCCGACGACGTGGTGCTCGGCCGCCTGATCCAGCCCTTCGATCTCAGGGCATCGGATGGCAGCGACTACTGGTTCTGTTATCCCGAAACCCGCCGGCATTCGAGGAAAATCCGCGCCTTCCGCGATTTCATGCGCAAGACGATGCCGACTTTCAGGGACTGATGTCTGGCTGGCTGCCGGCCAGGTCGCTCAATAGCTCATGTCGGGAGCATAAAAACAGCGCAGCGTATCCTCGGTCGGATAGAGGCAAAGGTGATATTCCTCGTCCTGCGACCGTCGCGTCTCGCTCTGCGGCATGGTGAAGTGATGCGGCCTTGTGATCAGCCGGTGATCTCCCGGCGCAAGCGAGATCTCGTAACCCTGGTTGGTGACCTTGACGTTGCGCGTCGAGATCATCTGGCAGTCGCCGGTCTTGCTGTCGCCGTTGCAGCAATAGCCGTCATATTTCCACGTAACCCCATTGGCACTGTGGGCCTCATGGGCAACGGCGGGACTGATCCCGACGCCGGTCACAAACGCAATCATCGCACCTGTAAGAATGCATTGCCTGTTTTGGGGCATCAGCCTGTTCTCCGTTGATGGATGCCATCTCCGGCGGCGTGACGGACGCAATACCCGGCACCGCCGGTTGAATTTGCACATGCTACAATAGCCGAGTCGCCTTAGCCGGCTAAGCCCGGCCTTGGTGCGATGCACAATTATCTTTTAGCGCAGATAAATATTCGATGGATGCGGCGCTTGAACGCCGTCACGGTTTTTCGGGTTCCACCTCCGGAACAAAATCCACCCCGAATGGCCGGCGCCCCCCCCCCCCCCCGAATGGCCGGCGCCCCCAATGACCGGCGCCCATGCCCATACCGGATCACAACCCCAGATGAGCGAGAGTTGAATTCCGCTGACGGGCAACATCCCTTATCGTCGGCCCAGACGAGAATGGAGGAGACGCCATGCATGTGAGCCGTTACGCGACGATTGCCCTGATCCTGCTGGCCCTTGGTGCCGGCCCGGCATGGGCGCAGGAGCAAAGCCGCAGCGCCGGCACGACCTCGATCTTCGATCTCCTGCCCGACGATGCCTCGACCGAGCATGTGCTGTCGACCCCGAAGGGAGAGTTGCACTATACAGCAACGGCTGGAACGATGGACCTCTTCGGCCAGTCGGGCGCCAGGAATGCGGAAATCTTCTACACCGCCTATACCGTGCCCGCCAAGGACACGCCCCGCCCCCTCACCTTCGTCTTCAACGGTGGACCGGGCGCGGCCTCGGCCTATCTCCATCTCGGCCTGATCGGACCCGAGATTGCCAATCTCGGCGGAGCGGCCCGCGACGGCACCGCGCCGACGCTTGAGGATAATCCCGAAACCTGGCTCGGCTTTACCGACCTCGTGTTCGTCGATCCGGTCGGCACCGGCTGGAGCCGCGCCGCCTCCGACGCCCAGAACGCCTTTTACGGCGTGCGCGCCGATGCCGAGAGCCTGGCAAAGTTCATCGCCCTCTACACCCAGAAGAACAGCCGGATTTCCTCGCAGAAATACCTGGTCGGCGAAAGCTATGGCGGCTTCCGCTCGGCCAAGGTGGCAAAGGCCCTGAAGGACAGCCAGAGCATGCTGGTGTCCGGCATCGTCATGGTCTCGCCGATGATCGACGGCCGCTTCCTGACGACGGCCGATACGGACCCGGTCACTGCCGCCCTGCTTCTGCCCTCGCTTGCCGCATCGGAACTGGAGCGGAAGGGCGAGTTTTCATCCGAAAAACTGAAGGAGGCGCAGGATTATGCGATGAGCACCTATCTCGTCTCCCTCGCCGGTGCCGCACCTTTAGGCGCCGAGGCCGATGCGCTCTATGCCCGTGTCGCGGCACTGACGGGATTGCCGAAGGATATCGTTGCCCGCACCCGCGGCTTTATCGGCTCCGTCTATCGCAGGGAGGCTGCCGGCGACGGCAAGGTAGTCAGCATCTATGACGGCGCCGACATGTCGGTCGATGCCTATCCCGAGCGGGCCAATGTCATCAACGACGATGCCATCCTCGACGGCTATACGCGAGCCTATGGCGCCATGTTTGCCGCCTATGCGAGAGACGACCTGCATTTTTCGACCGACATGACCTACACGCTGCTGAACAACGACGTGAACCGTCAATGGGACTGGGACGGCGGCCGGTCGAATGCCAATGCCTCCGACGACGTGAGAGACCTTCTCTCCGTCATCCCTTCCTTCCGCCTCGCCATCCTGCATGGCTATAGCGACATATTGACGCCCTATGGCGTGTCGCAATTCATTCTCGACCACCTGCCGGAGCAGCTCGGCCGCGGCCGCACCGAGCTGAAACTCTATCGCGGCGGCCACATGTTCTACACCGATCCCGCCTCGCGCATAAAGGCAAGCGAGGACATCCGCGCCTTCTACGAGGCAACAGGGCCGGAAGCGACGGAGAGGCCGCGGGGCTGAGAAGGCCTCGCCGTGACCTATGCCGGATATGTGATCGCAGCGTGGCGCCGGGTCACGTCCGGCCGGCCGAAATGATGGATTTCGTTAAGACTTGGGTCCTACGAACGGCTGGTATTCCAAAGCCGGATAAAGCGATAAAAATATGATATCATTTTACTTTTTCGATTTCCCTGGCGCGGCGCAGGTCTTTGCTGCCGCAGGCCATGATCGCAATCCACGCCAGACGCGCACGATCCGCAACTGACCGCATGAGGCCGCGACCGGCCGCCGGACCCGGTGCCAGATGCCATTCTTTTGGCAATCCGGATGACAGTTTCAAATCGCCCGATGCCAGGGCGACAACCGTGAATGTCCACATTTTATAAGGTCCGTCGCTCCATCACGGGGAAAGCGAGGACCATGTCAGATTTTGGACTCCCCCATGTCATTTCTGAAAAACACCAAGACCCGCACGAAGATCCTCTGTGTGCTCGGGCCGATGTGCCTCATCGGCATCGGCGGCACTTCCTATCTGTCCTACAAGTTCAAGCAGTCCGATCGCGTCTATTCCAACTTCATCTCGCATGACAACATGTCGGCCGTGGTCATCACCCGCCTTCCGCTGCAGATGGTGACGGCCGGTTACTCGGCCTATCAGGCCGTCACCTCGCCGACCGCTTCTCAGAGCGAGGCCGATGCGCGCAAGGGCTATACCGCGGCCAAGGCAAACTTTGCCGCGCAGGCCGATCTCGCCATCAAGCTCGTGCCGCAGAAGACCGATCTCATCAATGCCGCCCGCACCGAAGGGCAATCGATCTTCGCCGACATGGACCGCGCGATCGACCTCGAGCAGGCGGGTAAGCGCGACGAGGCACTGGCAGCGCTCGACCAGACCCGCAGCCGCATCGCCGCATGGCGTTCCGGTGTCGGCAAATGGAACGATGCCGGCCTGCAGGCGATCGTCGACGAAACCAAGGTTCTCGCCGGACAGACGAACAGCACCGTGACCACCTCGCTGGTCTCGCTCGGCATTCTCTTCCTCGCCGGCATCCTGGCGGCAATGTTCGTCGTCGCGCGCGGCGTCACCGGCCCGATCGACCGCCTGCGCAACCGCATGCTCTCGCTGGCCAACGGCCAGACGGAAGCCGAGATCGACGGGCTCGACCGCAAGGACGAAATCGGCCAGATGGCCGATGCCGTCGCCGTCTTCCGCGACAACGCGCTGGAGCGCGCCCGGCTGGAGCGGGAGGCCGATGCCAACCGCAGCCTTTCGGAGCGCGAACGCATCGAACACGAGGAGCAGAAGGCCCGCGAGGCGGAAGCCGTCCGCTTTGCGGTCGACAATCTGGCGCTCGGCCTGGCAAGGCTGGCCGATGGCGATGTCTCCTACAGGATCGCACAGCAGTTCACGCCGGCACTTGACGGTGTCCGCAGCGACTTCAACAATTCCGCCGAAAAGCTCGAAGGCGCCCTCACCCGCGTCGCCGAAAATGCCCGCGGCATCGGCGCCGGCTCCAACGAGATCAAGTCGGCCGCCGACGATCTCGCCAAGCGCACCGAGCAGCAGGCAGCGGCGCTGGAGGAGACGGCAGCAGCACTGGAAGAGATCACCACCACCGTGCGCGATGCTTCCAAGCGTGCGCAGGAGGCAGGCGCCCTCGTGTCCCGCGCCCGTGACGGTGCAGAACGCTCCGGCGAGATCGTGCAGCAGGCCGTACGCTCGATGGAAGCGATCGAGAAATCCTCGGGCGAGATCGGCAACATCATCGGCGTGATCGACGAGATTGCCTTCCAGACCAACCTTCTGGCCTTGAATGCAGGCGTCGAGGCGGCTCGTGCGGGTGAAGCCGGCAAGGGCTTTGCCGTGGTCGCCCAGGAAGTCCGCGAGCTCGCCCAGCGCTCGGCCAATGCCGCCAAGGAGATCAAGACGCTGATCAGCACCTCCAATCAGCAGGTGACGGAGGGCGTCGATCTGGTCGGCCAGACCGGCCGCGCGCTGGAACTGATCGTCTCCGAGGTCCAGGAGATCAACCGCCATGTCGCGGCGATCGTCGAGAGCGCCCAGGAACAGTCGTCCGGTCTTCAGCAGATCAACACGGCCGTCAACCAGATGGATCAGGACACCCAGAAGAACGCCGCGATGGTCGAGGAATCCACCGCCGCCAGCCACAGCCTGTCGCGCGAGGTCGCCTCGCTCAACGAGCTTCTAGCCATGTTCAAGCTGCCGTCTGCGCAGGCGGGCCGCATGGCACCAGCCCCGCGCGGCGCCACGGGTTCCGAAGCACCGGCCGCATCGCCTGCCCGTGCGCTCGGACAGCGCCTCGCCCGCAGTTTCGGCGGACGGTCCTCGGCCGCCGCCGCAACAGCGGCCAGCACGGACAGCTGGGAAAACTTCTGATCCCGGAGTGAAACCGGCGACCGCCTGCCATTGGCGGGCGGTCGCCCTGATCGACCCTCTATGTCCCGGCACCGGGTTTCTGCTTATTGAAGCGGGCCGCATAGACGGCACCGACGATGGCAGCGGCGATCCCCGCTGCAGCACCGATCGCCATTGCCGGGCGCGGGCCGAGATGATCGGCAACCCAGCCGGTGATCGGCGCCCCGATCGGCGTTCCCCCGAGCGCGATCCCGACGCGCAGGGCCATGATCCGCCCCCGCATCGCCGCATCCGTCGACAATTGCATCAGGCTGTTGGTGGCATTGGTGAAGGTCAGCGCCGCGACCCCGATCGGCACCAGCGCCGCAGCAAACCACCAGTAGTTCGGAGCAAGCGCCGCGGCCATGCATCCGATCCCGAACACGCCGGCGCTGAGCTTCAGATCCCGGAACCGGATCGTCGCCCTTCCCGCATTCCAGAAGGCGCCGCCCACCGTTCCGATGGCGATGATCGACGACAGCAGGCCGTAGGAAGCGGCATCCGCGTGAAATAGGCTGATCCCCATGACCGAGACGAATATCGGGAAATTCAGTCCGAACGTGCCGATGAAGAACAGCATGACGAGAATGGCCATCAGGTCGGGGCGACCTCGGAGGTAACGCAATCCCTCGATGAAGCCGCCCTTGCCGGGTGCCGCCCTCTTGCTGGGCTTGAGTTCGCGTTTGCGCATCATCATCAGCGAAACCAGCACCGCAAGAAACGACAGGCCGTCGGCAAGGAAGCCCCAGCCGGTTCCAATCGTGGCGATCATGGCGCCGGCAACGGCAGGCCCGACCATGCGTGCCAGATTGAAGGAGGTGGAGTTCAATGCCACGGCATTGGGCAGGTCCTCATCGCCGACCAGTTCGGAAACGAAGGTCTGGCGCACCGGCGCATCGATCGCAGACGCGATACCGAACAGCAGAGAGAGAATATAGACGTGCCAGAGCCTGACGACCCCGGCAACGGTTAGCGCTCCGAGCACCAGTCCCAGCACGCCCATGGCGGCCTGCGTTGCCATCAGCAGTCGCCGCTGGTCGAGGCGGTCGGCCGCAAGGCCAGACCACGGCAGGAGAAGCAGCTGCGGCGCAAATTGCAGCGCCATGACGATACCCATGGCCGAACCACTGTGATCGGTGAGGTGCGAAAACACCAGCCAGTCCTGCGCGGTGCGCTGAATCCATGTGCCGATATTGGAGACGAGCGCACCCGCCGCCCAGATCCGGTAATTGACATGCGCAAGCGAGCGAAGGCTGCGTGGCAGCTCCCGCGTCATGGACGCTTTGCCATGGTCCCGCCGTGGAACTGGCCGAAGTGGCGGGCGCAGAACAGCGCGATGCCGAATGCGCCGAGACCGGCGGCAAGAACATCGGCCGGTTCGCCGATCTGCAGTGCGCCCAGCGTGATGATGAGAATGTAGGCGACGACGAGATTGGCAAAACCCCACAGCGTGTTCACTGTGGAAGATGACAGTCCCACGCCATGCGGCTTGGCGAATGGTGACTGGAATGGCCGGCCGAGAACGCCGCTGACCACATGCGGCACCGCATTCATCAGGAAGGCGCCACCTAAGAACAGGCTGATATAGTGAGGAACAGACATATCACTGGGTCCGCTGTGTGAGAAGGTCGATCACATCCCCGACAAGGCCGGTTTCGCCCAGCCGAGGGAACAGTTTTTCGGTGCTGTAGGCATGCGCCTCCGCCCGGGGATCCATCATCGCGTCGATGGCAAGCGTCACGTTGAAGCCCGCCTCATGGGCCTGCCGCGCTGTCGCCTCGACGCCTGAGCCGGTCGCAACGCCGCAGATCACCACCTGCGTGACGCCGAGCGCCTTGAGGCGTGCCTCGAGATCGGTGGTCGCGAATGCGCCCGCCGTATATTTCGTCACCACGATATCGGAAGCCTGCCGGTTAAGTTCGGGCAACAGATCGACAAATCCATCCGGCAGCGGCCCCGAATGCCGCCCGGCTTCGGTGCGCCCCGGCGCGCTGCCGGCAACATTGACGAGCACGACCGGCAGGCCCTGGGCGCGAAAGGCGCCGATCAGCGCCACCGCGCGCTCGACGACCGGCGCAAGGGCTGCGGCTGGCACCATGCCCGCCACCCCCACCTGGAGATCGACAACGATCAGCGCGGTATTGTCGTCAAGAACGGTCAGGGCCATCGGGCTCTCCTTCAAAAGGCTGCGGCGCCATCTGCATCAGTCCTCCTCCACCAGCCGCTGCAGAAGCACGATCGCAGCATGCACCTGCGCCTGTTCTTCAGCGGAAAGCGTCGCGTCTATTCTTCGCGTCAGCCAGTCCTGCCGGGCCGCACGCCCTTCCGCGATCATCGCCCGGCAATCTTCCGTCAGGGACAGGATCGTCTGCCGTCCATCGGAAGGATCAGGCATGCCCACCACCAGCCCGCTCGCTTCGAGCGAGGCGATCAGCGCGCCCATCGATTGCGGCCGCATGCCCTCCGCCCGCGCCAGGGCCGAGGTTGTCATCTGACCGTCCTTCTCCAGCCGGACAAGCACGGATGCCTGGCTGGCCGTCAGGTTTCCCGGATGGCCCTGCGCCCGCAGCTTGCGCTTCAGCTTGCTCGCCAGCGAACGAAGATCCTCCGCAACGAGGGCGGCGATGGAAATGGTGTCAGTCATATCGCCTCAATATCATATATGAAGTCAAACTGTAAAGTTTACCTTCATATATTTGACGACCGGCCCGCGTAGAAAATCAGCCGCGACACGACAACGCATGCCGTGCTGCGGCGCCTTGCCCCTTTCCTCCTCCGCGTTTTTTGCCCACACTCATGAGTCGGGGAATAAAAACGGGAACAACCGAATGTATGAATATGCCGTCGCCTGGGAATGGCTGAGTTTTGCGGTGCGCTGGTTTCATGTGGTCACCGCGATCGCCTGGATCGGCTCGTCCTTCTATTTCATTGCGCTTGATCTCGGACTGGTGAAGCGGCCGCATCTGCCGCCGGGCGCCTATGGCGAGGAATGGCAGGTCCATGGCGGCGGCTTCTACCACATCCAGAAATATCTGGTCGCACCGGCCCAGATGCCCGAACACCTGACCTGGTTCAAATACGAGAGCTATTTTACCTGGCTGTCCGGCTTCCTGATGCTCTGTCTCGTCTACTACGGCGGCGCCAATCTCTTCCTCATCGACCACTCGGTGATGGAACTAGAACCCTGGCAGGCGATCTGTCTGTCGCTGGCGTCACTCTCGATCGGCTGGCTGTTCTACGACCAGCTCTGCAAGTCGAGGCTCGGCAACAATACCTGGGGCCTGATGATCCTTCTCTATATCCTGCTGGTGCTGATGGCATGGGGATATACGCAGATCTTCACCGGCCGCGCCGCCTTCCTGCATCTCGGCGCCTTCACCGCGACGATCATGTCGGCCAACGTCTTCTTCATCATCATCCCCAATCAGAAGATCGTCGTCGCGGACCTGATTGCCGGGCGAACACCGGATGCGAAATACGGCCGCATCGCCAAGCAGCGCTCGCTGCACAACAACTACCTGACGCTGCCCGTCATCTTCTTCATGCTGTCGAACCACTATCCGCTGGCCTTCGGCACAGAGTTCAACTGGATCATCGCGGCACTCGTCTTCCTGATGGGCGTCACCATCCGCCACTGGTTCAACACCACCCATGCACGGAAGGGCAAGCCGACCTGGACCTGGCTCGTCACCGTCATCCTGTTCATCCTCATCATCTGGCTGTCGACCGTGCCGAAGGTGCTGACCAGAGAGGCGGAAACCTCGCAAGCCTCGGCGATGACGCCGATGAGCCAGAAATTTGCCGCCAACGAACATTTCGGCGCCGCCCGCGACGTCGTCATGGCCCGCTGCTCGATGTGCCACGCCGCCGAGCCCGTCTGGGACGGCATCACGTTTGCGCCGAAAACGGTGAAGCTGGAAACCGATGCACAGATTGCCAGCCACGCGCGGGAAATCTATATCCAGGCCGGCAGAAGCCATGCCATGCCGCCCGGCAACGTCACCGACCTGTCTCAGGACGAACGCAAATTGCTTGTGGCATGGTATGAAAGCACCGTCGCATCGAGATAGTTCCAACCCTGAAGGTTCTCATGACGCCCACCCTGATCCGCGGACGCCTGCTCTCCTTCAAGCGTGCCCCCCAGTCGCTCGCCGATGGCGAAAGCTATAGCTACCAGCATGATGGCGGCCTGCTTGTCGGCAATGACGGCAGGATCGCCGCGATCGGGGATTATGCAGCGGTGAAGGCCGCGGCTCCGGATGACGTCACCGAGATCGACCATCGCCCGCATCTCATCCTGCCGGGCTTCATCGACACGCATGTGCATTTTCCGCAGATGCAGGTCATCGCTTCCTATGCGGCAAACCTCCTGGAATGGCTGAACACCTATACCTTCCCGGAGGAATGCCGCTTCGTCGAAAGCGATCACGCCACCCGTATCGCCACGCATTTCTACGAAGAGTTCCTGCGCCAGGGCACGACGACGGCGGTGGCCTATTGCTC
Protein-coding sequences here:
- a CDS encoding isochorismatase family protein, whose product is MALTVLDDNTALIVVDLQVGVAGMVPAAALAPVVERAVALIGAFRAQGLPVVLVNVAGSAPGRTEAGRHSGPLPDGFVDLLPELNRQASDIVVTKYTAGAFATTDLEARLKALGVTQVVICGVATGSGVEATARQAHEAGFNVTLAIDAMMDPRAEAHAYSTEKLFPRLGETGLVGDVIDLLTQRTQ
- a CDS encoding carboxypeptidase, with the translated sequence MHVSRYATIALILLALGAGPAWAQEQSRSAGTTSIFDLLPDDASTEHVLSTPKGELHYTATAGTMDLFGQSGARNAEIFYTAYTVPAKDTPRPLTFVFNGGPGAASAYLHLGLIGPEIANLGGAARDGTAPTLEDNPETWLGFTDLVFVDPVGTGWSRAASDAQNAFYGVRADAESLAKFIALYTQKNSRISSQKYLVGESYGGFRSAKVAKALKDSQSMLVSGIVMVSPMIDGRFLTTADTDPVTAALLLPSLAASELERKGEFSSEKLKEAQDYAMSTYLVSLAGAAPLGAEADALYARVAALTGLPKDIVARTRGFIGSVYRREAAGDGKVVSIYDGADMSVDAYPERANVINDDAILDGYTRAYGAMFAAYARDDLHFSTDMTYTLLNNDVNRQWDWDGGRSNANASDDVRDLLSVIPSFRLAILHGYSDILTPYGVSQFILDHLPEQLGRGRTELKLYRGGHMFYTDPASRIKASEDIRAFYEATGPEATERPRG
- a CDS encoding LysR substrate-binding domain-containing protein, with amino-acid sequence MKLSRQFPLNALRVFEAVARLRNFTRAGEELGMTQTAVTYQIKLLEDYLGAEVFIRRPRALQLTETGESLIAKITDAFALLTDAVTDARRTIGETLEIQSPPTFASHWLSRHLGDFQNRTPHLSVRLNRTMGPAGADAMPGDVAIRIGPEPWDGLVCHHLLTLHYTPMLHPKLADSIGGMTEPADLLKLPWISDTKDIWTGWFDAMGLDPQRIRHVNLNTFGALDLQANAAMSGHGVAMLSPFFFADELASGRLIQPFENSIGDGKSYWLTYAPSRRNQPKIRAFKAWIEETLARDLAERDLITFADREISPST
- a CDS encoding methyl-accepting chemotaxis protein translates to MSFLKNTKTRTKILCVLGPMCLIGIGGTSYLSYKFKQSDRVYSNFISHDNMSAVVITRLPLQMVTAGYSAYQAVTSPTASQSEADARKGYTAAKANFAAQADLAIKLVPQKTDLINAARTEGQSIFADMDRAIDLEQAGKRDEALAALDQTRSRIAAWRSGVGKWNDAGLQAIVDETKVLAGQTNSTVTTSLVSLGILFLAGILAAMFVVARGVTGPIDRLRNRMLSLANGQTEAEIDGLDRKDEIGQMADAVAVFRDNALERARLEREADANRSLSERERIEHEEQKAREAEAVRFAVDNLALGLARLADGDVSYRIAQQFTPALDGVRSDFNNSAEKLEGALTRVAENARGIGAGSNEIKSAADDLAKRTEQQAAALEETAAALEEITTTVRDASKRAQEAGALVSRARDGAERSGEIVQQAVRSMEAIEKSSGEIGNIIGVIDEIAFQTNLLALNAGVEAARAGEAGKGFAVVAQEVRELAQRSANAAKEIKTLISTSNQQVTEGVDLVGQTGRALELIVSEVQEINRHVAAIVESAQEQSSGLQQINTAVNQMDQDTQKNAAMVEESTAASHSLSREVASLNELLAMFKLPSAQAGRMAPAPRGATGSEAPAASPARALGQRLARSFGGRSSAAAATAASTDSWENF
- a CDS encoding MFS transporter → MTRELPRSLRSLAHVNYRIWAAGALVSNIGTWIQRTAQDWLVFSHLTDHSGSAMGIVMALQFAPQLLLLPWSGLAADRLDQRRLLMATQAAMGVLGLVLGALTVAGVVRLWHVYILSLLFGIASAIDAPVRQTFVSELVGDEDLPNAVALNSTSFNLARMVGPAVAGAMIATIGTGWGFLADGLSFLAVLVSLMMMRKRELKPSKRAAPGKGGFIEGLRYLRGRPDLMAILVMLFFIGTFGLNFPIFVSVMGISLFHADAASYGLLSSIIAIGTVGGAFWNAGRATIRFRDLKLSAGVFGIGCMAAALAPNYWWFAAALVPIGVAALTFTNATNSLMQLSTDAAMRGRIMALRVGIALGGTPIGAPITGWVADHLGPRPAMAIGAAAGIAAAIVGAVYAARFNKQKPGAGT
- the puuD gene encoding urate hydroxylase PuuD, which encodes MYEYAVAWEWLSFAVRWFHVVTAIAWIGSSFYFIALDLGLVKRPHLPPGAYGEEWQVHGGGFYHIQKYLVAPAQMPEHLTWFKYESYFTWLSGFLMLCLVYYGGANLFLIDHSVMELEPWQAICLSLASLSIGWLFYDQLCKSRLGNNTWGLMILLYILLVLMAWGYTQIFTGRAAFLHLGAFTATIMSANVFFIIIPNQKIVVADLIAGRTPDAKYGRIAKQRSLHNNYLTLPVIFFMLSNHYPLAFGTEFNWIIAALVFLMGVTIRHWFNTTHARKGKPTWTWLVTVILFILIIWLSTVPKVLTREAETSQASAMTPMSQKFAANEHFGAARDVVMARCSMCHAAEPVWDGITFAPKTVKLETDAQIASHAREIYIQAGRSHAMPPGNVTDLSQDERKLLVAWYESTVASR
- a CDS encoding MarR family transcriptional regulator; protein product: MTDTISIAALVAEDLRSLASKLKRKLRAQGHPGNLTASQASVLVRLEKDGQMTTSALARAEGMRPQSMGALIASLEASGLVVGMPDPSDGRQTILSLTEDCRAMIAEGRAARQDWLTRRIDATLSAEEQAQVHAAIVLLQRLVEED
- a CDS encoding LysR substrate-binding domain-containing protein is translated as MKISKQFPLNALKVFEAAARQLSFTRAGAELGLTQTAVSYQIKLLEETLGEQLFLRRPRQVTLTDAGARLAPKISEAFDLMDEALAGTRDHSEATLIIHTTATFASRWLAHHLGTFQLENPGIAVRLETAQETVDFSRTEADVAIRSGNGRWPGLKAHFLMKSDFTPMLSPALAATIGGVHQPADLLKLRIIDPGDFWWPLWFATAGLPDVDLKGRPLSRFGAQTFEAAAAIAGQGVAILKPEFYADDVVLGRLIQPFDLRASDGSDYWFCYPETRRHSRKIRAFRDFMRKTMPTFRD